In Emcibacter sp. SYSU 3D8, one DNA window encodes the following:
- a CDS encoding 4Fe-4S dicluster domain-containing protein — protein MTYVISNACIDVKDMSCIEVCPVDCIYQEDEDRMVYIEPEQCIDCGVCVSACPVGAIFADHEIPPAAKDFIEINALYFTDKDAARAKSAERAGTSI, from the coding sequence ATGACTTACGTAATCAGCAACGCCTGCATCGACGTGAAGGACATGTCCTGCATCGAGGTCTGTCCGGTAGACTGCATCTACCAGGAAGATGAGGACCGCATGGTCTATATCGAGCCGGAGCAGTGCATCGATTGTGGCGTCTGCGTTTCCGCGTGTCCCGTGGGCGCGATTTTCGCCGATCACGAGATTCCGCCGGCAGCAAAGGATTTCATTGAAATCAATGCGCTGTATTTCACGGACAAGGATGCCGCGCGGGCCAAATCCGCCGAACGAGCCGGCACCAGCATCTGA
- a CDS encoding cytochrome P450 encodes MNTEPFAAVFARALGADAGDLTEKAADGDFQDIFPLMPVGERVDMGSAPDGTPLIDPRIFFSAEFRRNPWPYYRLMRDHYPVYFNQLNNTYYVTRYDDMTECYFDDIGFNTIPKGSSNGVLGNVTHELSGVEHRRRRNLFGQHLVGKALENRVPAIERLAQEMIDDWASVDAPWCITNGNVRTIELGQAFADAFPVRVVCDVLGFPKEARGNFVYWYNSIMGGLGASETHKQGMEARQHLEDYVESIVEERRARPTFLYDNDGNKLGKDIISKLCESQVDGDFLSTEEITALIALVVAGGGETTRGTLMNMWYSLLQKTDQAEAALADESLWDAVFHETLRHSNPIGGQPRHATFDVQIHGMTVPAGSLIEMVNFSGSHDERIFADPDNFNIFRADLYTGKLLRSGFRKEGKCSHMAFGVGPHMCPGAWISHQEAVVGSKILSRTMKNPRINRDRMPKDIDGVSLAPIGINKTRELWLDYDLT; translated from the coding sequence ATGAATACGGAACCCTTTGCGGCGGTATTCGCGCGCGCGCTTGGCGCCGATGCCGGGGATTTGACGGAAAAGGCAGCGGACGGCGACTTCCAGGATATCTTTCCCCTGATGCCGGTGGGTGAACGAGTCGACATGGGCTCGGCGCCCGATGGCACCCCGCTGATCGATCCCCGCATTTTCTTCTCGGCAGAGTTCCGCCGCAACCCGTGGCCCTATTACCGGCTGATGCGCGATCATTATCCGGTCTACTTCAACCAGCTGAACAACACCTATTACGTCACCCGGTACGACGACATGACCGAGTGCTATTTCGACGACATCGGTTTCAACACGATACCGAAGGGATCGTCGAACGGCGTGCTGGGCAACGTCACCCATGAACTGAGCGGCGTCGAACATCGCCGCCGGCGCAACCTGTTCGGCCAGCATCTTGTCGGCAAGGCGCTGGAGAACCGCGTGCCCGCGATCGAGCGCCTGGCGCAGGAGATGATCGACGACTGGGCCAGCGTGGATGCGCCGTGGTGCATTACCAACGGCAACGTCCGGACCATCGAACTGGGCCAGGCCTTCGCCGATGCGTTCCCCGTCCGGGTCGTCTGCGACGTGCTGGGCTTTCCCAAGGAAGCACGCGGCAACTTCGTCTACTGGTACAATTCCATCATGGGCGGTCTCGGCGCCTCGGAAACCCACAAGCAGGGCATGGAAGCGCGCCAGCACCTCGAGGATTACGTCGAATCCATCGTCGAGGAACGGCGCGCGCGTCCCACCTTCCTCTACGACAATGACGGCAACAAGCTCGGCAAGGACATCATCTCGAAGCTGTGTGAAAGCCAGGTGGACGGCGACTTCCTGTCGACCGAGGAAATCACCGCGCTGATCGCGCTGGTGGTCGCCGGCGGCGGCGAGACCACCCGCGGCACGCTGATGAACATGTGGTACAGCCTGCTGCAGAAGACGGATCAGGCCGAAGCGGCGCTGGCTGATGAATCCCTGTGGGATGCCGTATTCCATGAGACGCTGCGCCACTCGAACCCGATCGGCGGCCAGCCGCGCCACGCCACGTTCGATGTGCAGATCCACGGCATGACGGTGCCGGCGGGCTCGCTGATCGAGATGGTCAACTTCTCCGGCAGCCATGACGAGCGGATCTTCGCCGATCCGGACAATTTCAACATCTTCCGGGCCGACCTCTACACCGGAAAACTGCTGCGCAGCGGCTTCCGCAAGGAGGGCAAGTGCAGCCATATGGCGTTTGGCGTCGGCCCGCATATGTGCCCGGGCGCATGGATTTCGCACCAGGAAGCGGTGGTGGGCTCGAAGATCCTGTCTCGGACCATGAAAAACCCCCGGATCAACCGCGACCGCATGCCCAAGGACATCGACGGCGTCAGCCTGGCGCCGATCGGCATCAACAAGACCCGCGAGCTTTGGCTCGACTACGATCTGACCTGA